ACCGCCGTCAGCGTGATCTTTTTGCCGCTGACCTTCCTGGCGGGCGTGTGGGGCATGAACTTCCAGCACATGCCCGAACTGCACACCCGCTTCGGCTACGCCTTCGCCTGGGCGAGTTTCCTGCTGATCGGGGGGCTGCTGGCCGCCTATTTCAAGCGCCGGGGGTGGTGGTGAGGGGCCAGAGCAAACCCTGCCCCGGACCAGAAGCGGTTGCCGGGGCAGGGCAGAGTGCCGGACGTTACGTTATCTGAGGGGCCAGGACTACTGCACGAAGGCGTAACGCACGCGCAGCTCCGAAAGTGCTCCCACGACCCCGCCGAAACGCAGCTCCACGCTGTCGAACGCCTTGCTCGTCTGGAAACTGACGGTCTGCACGTCACTGCCCGGCGCGAGCAGCGCCAGGTCCAGCAGGTCGCCCCCGCTGCGCGTTTCCTGCACCTGACCGTTCAGCAGCGTCACCAGGGTGAGGCCAGACAGCACTCCGGCATCCAGCAGGCTGCCGGGGCGGCGGACGACAAAGCCCACGCGGCTGCCTGCCGCCTGCGGTGCCGTGCCGATGACACGCAGGTAGGTGTAGCTCAGCGCACCCACCGTGACCTTCATCGACGCCTCGTCCGTGAGGTCGCCGTTCACGACATTCAGGGCGTTGTCCACCGAGCACAGCAGGCACAGCTCACTCCGGCCCGAGTTCACGGTGTACCCGCTGCCCACCAGGGGCCGGGGTTGCGCGGTCTGCTCGCCACTCACGGTGATGCTGACGTTGACGGCGTTCGAGGCGTTCCCCGCCGCGTCGTAGGCCCGGACGACCAGCGTGTGTGCCCCGGCAGGCAAAGTCGGCAGGGTGGTGTCCAGATTGACCGTCTGACCGGGGGTGATAGCCAGGTCGGTGGGCGTGCCGTTGTCGAGGGTGTAGGTCACGCGGGTGACGCCCTGATTGTCGCTGGCGGTGCCGGTCAGGCGTACGGGGTTGGTCGTGGTGGCACCGTTGACGGGGGAAGTGAGCGTCAGGGTCGGGGCCACGGTGTCGCCGGGCTGGCCTGTGCCGCCTCCGGCAGTGACGGTGAAGGTCGTGCTGGCGGCGTTCGAGGCGTTCCCCGCCGCGTCGTAGGCCCGGACGACCAGCGTGTGTTGCCCGGCACTCAGGTCCGGCAGGGCAAAGTCGAAGTTGACCGAGGCTCCGGCAGTGAGGGGCGCATTGACCTCGGGGCCGTTGTCGAGGGTGTAGGTCACACGGGTGACGCCCTGATTGTCGCTGGCGCTGCCGGTCGCACGCACAGGGTTGGCCGTGGTGGCCCCATTGGCGGGAGAAGTGAGCGTCAGAGTCGGGGCGACGGTGTCACCGGGCTGACCTGTGCCGCCTCCAGCAGTGACGGTGATGGTCGTGCTGACGGCGTTCGAGGCGTTCCCTGCCGCGTCGTAGGCCTTCACGGTGATGGTGTGCTGTCCAGCCCCCAGGTCCGGCAGGGCAAAGTCGAAGTTGACCGACGCTCCGGCGGTGAGGGGCGCATTGACCTCAGGGCCGTTGTCGAGGGTGTAGGTGACGCGGGTAACACCCTGGTTGTCGCTGGCGGTGCCGGTCAGGCGTACAGG
This DNA window, taken from Deinococcus carri, encodes the following:
- a CDS encoding beta strand repeat-containing protein, yielding MISMLSRNGRLAAATLLTVTLLASCSGQNPALNPNPGPGGQPGVTDTVKPTLQLTSPLEGSSATGSLLLQGRVSDNVGLSRLTYRLGNGNEQTLTLPADGNISQSLCLCGVKAGTYTLTVTAYDAAGNSTSVTRTVTINGNGGTGQPGDTVAPTLTLTSPINGATTANPVRLTGTASDNQSVARITYTLDGAAERDLDVTPGTTVNLDATLPALPAGAHTLVVRAYDAAGNTSNAVSTTITVTAGGGTGQPGDTVAPTLTLTSPANGATTANPVRVTGTASDNQGVTRVTYALDNGPEVNAPFSAGTSANLDFTLPDLGAGQHTITVKAYDAAGNSSTAARTITVTAGGGTGQPGDTVAPTLTLTSPVNGTTTANPVRLTGTASDNQGVTRVTYTLDNGPEVNAPLTAGASVNFDFALPDLGAGQHTITVKAYDAAGNASNAVSTTITVTAGGGTGQPGDTVAPTLTLTSPANGATTANPVRATGSASDNQGVTRVTYTLDNGPEVNAPLTAGASVNFDFALPDLSAGQHTLVVRAYDAAGNASNAASTTFTVTAGGGTGQPGDTVAPTLTLTSPVNGATTTNPVRLTGTASDNQGVTRVTYTLDNGTPTDLAITPGQTVNLDTTLPTLPAGAHTLVVRAYDAAGNASNAVNVSITVSGEQTAQPRPLVGSGYTVNSGRSELCLLCSVDNALNVVNGDLTDEASMKVTVGALSYTYLRVIGTAPQAAGSRVGFVVRRPGSLLDAGVLSGLTLVTLLNGQVQETRSGGDLLDLALLAPGSDVQTVSFQTSKAFDSVELRFGGVVGALSELRVRYAFVQ